One region of Flavobacterium pisciphilum genomic DNA includes:
- a CDS encoding T9SS type A sorting domain-containing protein, giving the protein MAKNYFYITLLLAFFFITAGVSAQDSKQQPKTDGTVIEGLSLYPNPVSNGKVYISSKNDLEKEIIIFDILGKKVLQTQLSSKELNISNLSPGVYIIKINEENATATRKLIVR; this is encoded by the coding sequence ATGGCAAAAAACTACTTTTATATTACACTCTTATTGGCTTTTTTCTTTATTACTGCAGGTGTTTCGGCACAAGACAGTAAACAACAGCCAAAAACAGACGGCACCGTTATAGAGGGCTTAAGTTTGTACCCAAACCCTGTGAGTAATGGTAAAGTATACATATCATCTAAAAATGATTTAGAAAAAGAAATAATTATTTTTGATATACTAGGAAAAAAAGTATTACAAACACAATTAAGTTCAAAAGAGCTTAATATTTCTAATCTTTCACCTGGTGTTTATATCATAAAAATCAATGAAGAAAATGCAACTGCAACTAGAAAACTAATTGTCAGGTAA
- a CDS encoding acyl transferase: MITTTDIFTISSQKQFEKIALKVFRFQYENNVVYRTFCDYLKTDPQKVKSLTQIPFLPIQFFKSHSVVSNSDPAQVTFTSSGTTGMITSKHIVTDVSLYEESYRKGFSQFYGNIEDYVVLALLPSYLERDGSSLIYMVEDLIKLSNHPESGFYLHNHEELTKKLIELDQSGQNTILIGVTYALLDLIEKNSFKLQNTIIMETGGMKGKRKEMIREELHKQLCEGFGVSAIHSEYGMTELLSQAYSLGEGIFECPSWIQILVRDTEDALTYVKEGKTGGINVIDLANINSCSFIATQDLGKKYPNNSFEVLGRFDNSDIRGCNLMVL, from the coding sequence TTGATTACAACAACTGATATATTTACGATTTCTAGTCAAAAACAATTTGAAAAAATAGCATTGAAAGTATTCCGCTTTCAATATGAAAACAACGTAGTATATCGAACTTTCTGTGATTATCTTAAAACAGATCCTCAAAAAGTAAAATCTCTTACTCAGATTCCCTTTTTACCAATTCAGTTTTTTAAGAGCCACTCAGTGGTTTCAAATTCTGATCCTGCACAAGTTACTTTTACTAGCAGTGGTACAACAGGAATGATTACAAGTAAACACATAGTAACCGATGTTTCCTTATACGAAGAAAGCTATCGCAAAGGTTTTTCTCAATTTTATGGCAATATCGAAGATTATGTTGTATTAGCACTACTTCCATCCTATTTAGAGCGTGACGGGTCTTCATTAATCTATATGGTCGAGGATTTAATAAAACTATCAAATCATCCAGAAAGCGGCTTCTATTTACACAACCACGAAGAGCTTACTAAAAAGCTTATCGAATTAGATCAATCAGGGCAAAACACCATCTTAATTGGAGTAACGTATGCTTTATTGGATTTAATCGAAAAAAACTCGTTTAAATTACAAAACACCATCATAATGGAAACTGGTGGAATGAAAGGCAAACGCAAAGAAATGATTCGTGAAGAATTACACAAACAATTATGTGAAGGATTTGGTGTGTCGGCAATACATTCTGAATATGGTATGACCGAATTATTATCACAAGCTTATTCTCTAGGCGAAGGAATATTTGAATGTCCTTCATGGATACAAATACTTGTTAGAGATACTGAAGATGCCTTAACCTACGTAAAAGAAGGAAAAACAGGTGGTATAAACGTAATCGATCTAGCCAATATTAATTCTTGTTCATTTATCGCTACGCAAGATTTGGGCAAAAAATATCCCAACAACTCTTTCGAGGTATTGGGACGTTTTGACAACTCAGATATTCGAGGTTGTAACCTGATGGTTTTGTAA